The sequence AAATACCTGCTGTAATATTGGCATTCATATTATTGGAAGACACTCCGCTTCTGGTAACGTTTCTGGAAGGATCTGGAAATTTCTGATTAATGCTGGTCGCATTTTCAACATCACTAACGGTAGCAGTTACAGTAGGAAGACCGCCTGCAACACCAACATAATTGTTGATAGCAGCAATCTCCACATTGTTTTTAGCCAACTGAATATTATAGCTGTTTTTCAAAGCGATTGCTACAGCATCTGACAAACTTAATCTGTTCTGGCCAAACCCAAACTGGGTAGCCATTGGTATTACCAGGAATGATAGGATTAATTTACGCATCAGGTCTAAATTACCAACGGATGATTGAATTCTATGGATTTTTACACGAACGGGCAACTAGCTTACCAGCGTACCTACATTGGCTCCTTCAACCACCTGCAATAAATTACCCTGGGTATTCATATCGAATACAATAATAGGTAGTTTGTTTTCCATACAAAGCGTGAAAGCTGTCATATCCATCACTTTCAGGTTTTTAGAGATGCATTCCTGAAAACTTAGTTTTTCAAATTTGGTGGCAGTTGGATCTTTTTCCGGATCAGCACTGTAGATACCATCTACTCTTGTCCCTTTCAAAATCACATCAGCCTTCATTTCAATAGCTCTTAATGAACCAGCCGTATCGGTAGTGAAATAAGGGTTACCAGTACCAGCGCCAAAAATAACCACACGTCCTTTTTCTAAATGACGCAACGCTTTTCTACGGATATAGGGCTCTGCTACTTGCTCCATGTTAATAGCGCTTTGCAAACGGGTATACACCCCTATTTTTTCCAGCATTGCCTGCATGGCCATGGCATTGATTACCGTTGCCAGCATACCCATATAATCGCCGTGCGCTCTTTCAATTCCACTGTCGGCTTCGTTCATACCTCTGTAAATATTACCACCCCCAATTACGATTGCCACCTGAACACCAAGATCAGTAACCCTTTTGATATCATGTGCATATTGCTCAATGATTTTGGGGTTAAAGGGATCGCCGTTTCTTTGATCGCCCAATAAAGCTTCTCCAGATAATTTCAAGAGGATACGTTTAAATTTTGGTAGCATAGCTAGAGGTTGTTTAAAGTGAGTAGGTTACAAAAGTACAAAAGCCCCTCCGATTATTGGGAGAGGCTTTTGAAAATATTTGGCTATTGAAAATTAACCTAAAGCAACACGCTTAAATTCAGTAACAGTAACGTTACCAGCGTTCTTTAAGTAAGCTTCAACAGTAATAGAACCGTCTTTTACAAATGCCTGGGCTAATAATGTATTCTCTTTAAAGAATGCATTCAATTTGCCTTCAGCAATTTTAGCTACCATTTCGTCAGGTTTGCCAGCCATCTTAGGATCAGCTTTCATGGTTTCTAACACGATTGCTCTTTCTCTTTCGATGGTTTCAGCAGGAATGCTATTTGCATCTACCGCTAAAGGATTCATAGCAGCAATCTGCATTGCAACGTCCTTACCAGCTTCAGGAGCTTCAGCGCTTAGTCCTACCAATACACCCATACGGTTTGCACCGTGGATATAAGAAGCAACATAAGGAGCTTCAATTCTTTCAAACTTGGCAACACCAATTTTTTCACCAATTGCAGCCAACTTATCGTTGATCATATCGGCTACTTTAGCACCATTGATACTTACTTCGTTTAGTTCTTCAGCACTCTTAACGTTGTTGGCAACAGCTGCATCAGCAATAGATGTAGCGAAGGCAACGAAATCAGCGTTCTTAGAAACGAAGTCGGTTTCACAGCTAATGCAAACGACAAATCCAACTTTGTTGTCAGCAGAAGTACGAGCAATGATTACTCCTTCTTTTGCTTCTCTGTCGCTACGCTTAGCAGCCACTTTCTGGCCTTGCTTACGTAACCAATCAATTGCAGCTTCAAAATCACCATTGGTTTCAGTTAAAGCTTTTCTACAATCCATCATACCAGCACCAGTGGCCTGACGTAATTTATTAATATCAGCAGCTGTAATAGTTGCAGTTGACATAATTATTTCAATTTAAAAGATTCAATAATAAAGCTTATCTAGCTCCACCACCTGCAGGTCTGCGGTTACCGCCACCTGCTGGAGTACGACGCTTAGGAGCACCACCAGGACCACCGGCAGGAGCACCACTACGGCCTCTACCACCACGTCCAGCTTCAGATTGCGCTTCTGCTTCTAAACGACGAGCTCTCGCTTCGTTTTCATTGTTGTTGTCATCAGACTCTTCTTCATCTTTAGAAGCCTGGCGCTCAGCCAAACCTTCTGCAATTGCAGCAACGATGTAGTTAGTGATGATAGCAATAGACTTAGTAGCGTCATCGTTCGCTGGAATAGCGAAGTCAACTTTATTAGGATCACAGTTGGTATCAACCATACCAAAAGTAGTAATACCCAAACGCTTCGCTTCTGCTAAAGCGATATGCTCGTGACCAATGTCAACTAAGAATAAAGCTGCAGGAAGACGGCCTAACTGAGCAATACCGCCCAATACTTTTTCCATCTTATCCTTATCGCGAGAAAGGGTTAATCTTTCTTTCTTGGTTAAGCTGTCAGCGCTTCCGTCAGCCAACATTTTTTCAATGCTCTGCATTTTCTTCACGCTCTTACGAACAGTGTTGAAGTTGGTAAGCATACCACCTAACCAACGTTCTGTAGCATAAGGCATGTTTACACGCTTAGCGCATTCGGTAACAATTTCTTTTGCTTGTTTCTTGGTAGCAACAAACATAATTTTCTTACCGCTCTTCGCAATTTGCTTGATAGCAGCTGCAGACTCCTGTAGGTAGTCAACAGTTTTGTTAAGGTCGATAATGTGAATACCTTTTTTCTCAGCAAAGATGTAAGGCAACATCTTTGGATTCCACTTCTTTTTCAGGTGACCAAAGTGTACGCCGGCCTCCAGTAGTTGCTGTTGTAGTGAAGTGTTATTTTCCATTGTGGTGAATTATATAATTTTTTAAAATTTATTTCAAGTAGATATTCAATACAACGATTAACGCTTACTGAACTGGTAGCTTCTACGGGCTTTCTTATGACCAAATTTCTTACGTTCAACACTACGTGGATCACGCTTCAATTGACCAGCTGCTTTAAGTGCAGGACGCAATTCAGGATTCACCTCAATCAACGCACGAGCAATACCTAATTTAGCTGCTTCAGCCTGACCTTTCAAACCACCACCGGTAGCGTTGATAATGATATCAAACTTGCCTTCTAATTCAGTAGTTTTTAAAGGAGCTTCTACTTGGTTCTGTAAGTAAACCAGTGGGAAATAAGCTTTGTAGTCTTTGTCGTTTACAGTTATTTTTCCTTCGCCTTTGCTGATGAAGACACGTGTAACGGCTTCTTTACGGCGACCAACTGCATTTTTTTGTTTTTCCATTTTGTTTATGCTTGGCGTCTGGCATTGCTACCAGACAATGTTTTAGAATTTAAGTTCCTTAGGTTGCTGAGCGGTATGAGGATGCGCAGTTCCGGCATACACGAATAATTTTTTGATCATTTTACGACCTAATTTATTCTTAGGTAACATGCCTTTCACAGCTCTTTCCATAATTACTTCTGGACGACGCTTTAATAGACTGCCAGCAACTTCTTCTTTTTTACCGCCTGGGTAACCAGAGAAGTTCAGGTATACTTTATCTTCTAACTTATTACCAGTGAAAGCAACTTTCTCTGCGTTAATTACAATTACGTAATCGCCACAATCTACGTGTGGAGTGTAATAAGCTTTGTTTTTACCGCGCAATACAGCGGCAATCTTAGATGCAATACGTCCCACGGTTTGATTAGTACCATCAACTACATACCAGTTGTGTTGAACGGTAGCCGCATTCGCATGCTTGGTGGTGAAATGAAGTTTACTCATGATTCTTTGTTTTAAGTGAAATCGGCGCTATCCCACCGATTAGAATATCCCATTTTTTGGGAGGGCAAAGGTCTGCATTGGCAATGGAACCACCAAGAAATTAGGGAATTATTTTGGGGGCACTGTTCACAACTAGTTGATTTTCAATAAAATTTTGTGCAAGTTTTTTTCATCTACCTTTGCAGATATGGGATTTTTACAATTTTCAGGGCAGGATTTATTCGATGGAAATCAATTTTTAGGACCCAACCAGGTACTCATTACCAATGAAGAAGGTCAGGTAGAAGCCATTCTACCCCGGTCAGAAGCCGGGGAGGAAATACTGGAAGTCCCGGGTATTTTGAGTCCAGGCTTTGTGAATGCCCACTGTCATTTGGAATTAAGTCATATGAAAGGCAGAATTCCAGAACATACCGGATTGCCTGAATTTATTTTGAAAATAGTGAACGAAAGGCACCATCCGGAAGAAGAAATACGGGAAGCCATTGCTCAAGCAGAAGCGCAGATGATGCAAGAGGGCATTGTTGCAGTTGGTGATATCAGTAACAATCATTTAACTGCTGCACAAAAAGCCAAACAAAACCTGGCCTATTATACGTTTGTAGAAATCAGTGGCTGGAAACCGGAAATTGCTGAACCCCGTTTCAGCAATGCACAAAAAGTAATGGAGCAGTTCAGAGGGATTATAACTGCCGCATCTTTTAGTCCGCACGCACCTTATTCTGTATCCCGAGAGCTCTGGGAAATGATGATGCCCCATTTTGAAGGCAATACAGTAACCATACACAACCAGGAAACCCCTGCCGAAAATGAGCTATTCCAAAAAGGAAGCGGAGATTTTGTGCAGATGTACCAGGCCATGAATATTGATCAGGCTCATTTTACGCCAACTGGTAAGAATAGCCTGCCGTCTTACTTCCCCCAATTGCAAAAAGCAAAAAATGTTTTGCTGGTGCACAATACCAACACCTCAGAAGCGGATATGGATTTTGCAACAGCAACTGCGAAAGCAAATCAGCAATCATTGTATTATGCGTTGTGTGTAAATGCCAATCTCTACATTGAAAATGCGTTGCCACCCATTGAATTACTCAGAAGTAAAAATGCCAATATTGTTTTAGGCACCGATAGTTTGTCGAGCAACCACCAGCTCAGCATTTTAGAAGAAGTGAAAACCATAGCTAGAAACTTTCCTTCCATTCCATTAGCAGAAATGCTACAATGGGCTACTAACAATGGAGCCAAAGCCTTACAGATGGATGCAGCATTGGGTAGTATTGCACCTGGTAAAAAACCCGGAATCATTGTATTAGAAAATGTAGAACCAGGAAAGAACTTGAACCAAGCGACTGTAAGAAGATTGATATGATACTATTGAAAAAACTTTGTTTCACTCAACTATTACATGTACTACTAATTTCCTAACTATTTCTTACGCATCAACGCATACATATTACTCATGACATGCTGATGAGGCAGTGTTAAAACAGATACTCCTACAAATAGGCTTAACAGGTAATATTCAATATGATAATATTGTACAAATATAAAAGCAAGCAATACTAATCCTAAAATAGAAACCAGCGCCAGCGGTGCTGCTTTCTGAAACAATTGAATCCAAGTCATTGCTACTCCGCCGTCTTCCTTCATAAAAGATTTAATGCTAGCGAGAGAAATGACCGAATGCCATAGTCCAAAATAAATAGCAAAACTGATGGGGAAAGGGAGCAAGCGAGACATCATATAAATGAAACATAGCCTGGCCAAAACAATAAAAAGAGCGCTTTCTTTATCAGGTATCCAAATACAATAGACAATCAAAAAAACAACTAGAAACAAAATCCAAACCGCAATAAAATAGGGACTTTGAATTGATTTAATCACAAAAGCAATAAAGGGAGCAAACGAAGTAATGTCCTTTGCAAAAAGGGTTGCATTGTCTTTGTAAACAAATAAGAAAATGAGTAATAAAAGAATACCATATACAACTTGGAGCAATAGCAACTTGATCGATTTGCTAGGTATAGACAAATCCGTCTCACCAAAATGAAAAGCTGAAATTAATAAGAAGAAAACAAAAGAAATCACGGGAAAAAGTTTCCAAATGAAAATATACAATGCAATGGTAAACAGGTATTTCAAATGAAATTTCCAATGCGAGAAATTAGCGTGATTGGATTCTTGAATTTTCTGATCCACTAGATGATCCAAAGCGCCATGCGGAATGCCCACAAGTATAAGAATGGAACCCAAAAAAATCCATTGTACCACATCCGGAATAACATGAATCCATTGATGAATAACAATCAATAAAGTTGTAAAGAAAACAATGAAAAGAGATAATTTATTCTTAAAAGACATAAACGATTTTAAGCCAACACTTCTTGTAAAATAGCAAAGCTTTTCATTTGACCAAAGCCCGCAATATGCAAAGCTAGGTATTGCTGATAAGCTTCGAGCAATTGTCGGCGAATGTTTTTATTCAATGAAATATTTTCCAGCTCATTATAAAAATTCAGGCCTGCTATCATTGAAGTAATTTCTGCCAGTTGACCAGCTAAATAATAAGGATGCAAAGGTGTTTGCGAAACAAAAACACCTTCCTGCAAATCTAAAACCGGGGTTTCCGAAGAATAATTTCCTTGTAATTGAAACCCTAACTCTGCCGCTAAATGCAAAGTAAAGTATAGTGGTAGATTGCCCGTCAGCGTTGGATTTCCACGATCAAGTTGTTTAAGTGTGTCTTCAATTAAATAGTAGAGTTCCGGATTGGCTTCGGGTTGTTTTAGGCTATGTTGCAACAATTCCATTACATAGATGGCTACTGTATTCTTAACCACATTAAACAGTACCGACTCATATAAATATGCCCAGCGAAACTCTTTAATGAATTGCAATTGCTTTAGTTCGTTGTGGTATACCTGCAATTCCAGAATGGCTGCCGGATTAAAATAACTGGCTTTGCCTGCAGATGTTTTGCTGCTTTGGCGCACACCTTTTACCAGGTATTGTTGTATCCCAAACAATTCTGTGTAAATAGAAGTGATGATACTGGAATCGCCATATTTAATCGTTCGCAAAACCACTCCCCTTGTTGAATGCACCGTGCTCATGCATGCAATTTAGTGGGTTGTGGTTAATCCGGGTTCAGATGCGGTTATACTATCTTTTACTGGAGGCAAATGAATCGGGTTTAATTGGATAATTCCAACTGCATGAAAACCCCGCATAATTAAAAAAGTGAGATCAAACTCAAACCATTTTTTGGCAAAATTGGCATCGTCCTTTGCATAGTGATGATTGTTCTGGAAAAGTTCCCCCATTAATAAAATCCCCCAGGGTGAACTGTTTTTAGAATGATCTCCATTGTCAAAATTACTATAGCCATATTTGTGTCCGCACCAGTTTACAAGAGCGCCTTGAATTGGCCCCATCAGAAAATGAATGGGCAACAATAAAAACCACCAGGCATTGGGTGCAAATGCAATATAAAAACTGGTATACGCCGCCATAAAAACCAATCTGGTTAGTGGATGGTGTCCAAACTTATCCAATCGATCCCAAACCGGTAAATAGTCTTTCGTGAATTGTGGATCCGGTAATCTTTTACCAGTTAAAAAGCTTCTGAAAATGAGAATAGTACTCCGCATCATTTGATAGACATCTTTAAAAAAATGAGGTGAATGCGGATCTTCTTCGGTATCACTGTACGCGTGATGCATACGATGCATCACCCCATATGCTCTTGGCACTAAAAACGAAGAACCTTGCACAAACCAGGTACTGAGATAAAAAAAACGCTCCCAGTTTTTAGACAACTCATACATTTTATGAGAAGCAAAACGGTGCAGAAAAAATGAATGAAAAAATAAGGAGCCAAACCAATGGGCAAAGAAGAATACTAGAATAGCAAGCATGAATATCAGTAGGTTAGAAATTGAATATAACAATTCATTTAACTAAACCCTAATATTATCAAGAAGCCTTCTAAATTTTCAGCATCTCAGCAATAAACTGACTAAAACATTAAACAACACCGGTAAATTGTTTCAAGAAGCGAATATCGTTTTGAGAATACAAACGCAAATCGTTCACCTGGTACTTTAACTGTGTGATTCTTTCAACGCCCATACCAAAGGCAAACCCAGTGTATTTGTTAGCATCAATGCCAAAGTTTTCCAACACTTTAGGATGCACCATGCCACTACCTAAAATCTCTACCCATCCAGTGTGCTTACAAATATTACAACCCTTGCCTTCACAAATTAAACAGCTGATATCCATTTCTGCACTAGGCTCTGTGAAAGGGAAATAGCTGGGTCTGAAACGGACTTTTACGTCTTTGCCAAACATCTCTTGTACAAAGAAATAGAGGGTTTGTTTTAAATCGGCAAAGCTTACGTTCTCGTCAATATATAATCCCTCAACTTGATGAAAAAAGCAATGGGCACGGGCACTTACTGTTTCATTTCGATACACACGTCCCGGACAAATTACGCGTATTGGTGGCTTTTGATTTTCCATCACCCTCGCTTGCACACTACTGGTATGGGTTCTTAACAACCAGGTAGGGCCATTCCCATCTTCTGGTTTTTTAATATAAAAAGTATCCTGCATATCACGGGCAGGATGGTCTTCCGGTAAATTCATTGCACCGAAATTGTGCCAGTCGTCCTCAATCTCAGGGCCTTCTGCAACAGAGAATCCCAGTCTTTTGAATATGGACACCATTTCATTTCTTACCAGTGTTAATGGGTGTCTGCTACCTACTGTAACCGGATCGCCTGGCAAAGAAAAGTCCTGCGAATTGGAAACAGAAGCAGTTACTGCTCCTGCAAACTGATCTTGCAACTCCTGAAAACGTGCTTCAGTAAAAACTTTAAATTCATTCAAAATCTGGCCAAATTCCTTTTTTTGTTCGTTGGGAACATTACGCATTTCGCCCATGATGGCTTTTACCAAACCCTTGGTGCCCAACCATTTGATACGAAACTGTTCAACATCGTCAGCATTATTCGCGGCAAATGCAGCTATAGCTGCCTTGTATTCTTTTATTTGTTGCAAGAGAGATTCCATGGTGCGAAGATAAAAACTTATATTTGTTGCTGCATCAAGCAATTTTACATGGAATACAATACCTCCAGGAAACTCCTGGGAATGAAGGAGTACGGAAGACACGTACAGAAGATGGTGGACTACCTCCTCACAATTGAAGACAGAGAGAAAAGACAAAAACAGACACAAGCTGTTATTGAGCTCATGGGATTTTTAAACCCACACCTGAAGAATGTAGAAGACTTCAGACATAAATTATGGGATCATTTATTCTTCATCAGCAATTTTACGCTGGATGTAGACAGCCCCTATCCCATACCACAAAAAGAAACCTATAAGCTAAAACCCGATCCATTGCCTTATCCAAAGCGCAATCCTAGATACGCACATTTGGGCAAGAACCTGGAAGTAGTGATAGACAAGGCTTTGAAAGAAGAAGATCCGGAGAAAAAAGCAGGATTTGCCAACGCCATTGCTTATTATATGAAGTTGTCTTATAGTAACTGGCACAAAGAACTGGTTCACGATGATGCTATCCGTTCCGAGCTGGATCAAATTACTGGTGGACAATTAGAATTCAGCAATACACCTTATATCAAGCACCGCAATCAGCCTTTTGAACGCGATGATTATCCAGCCAGAAGCGGTGGCAGATGGAAGCAAAACTTTGGCGGAAGAAACAGAAACCAAGGTGGCGGCGGACAGCGCAACGATTCAAGAAACCAAGGCGGAAGTGGCAATCGCAACCAGGGCGGCGGTCAGCGCAACGATTCAAGAAACCAGGGTGGCGGCAATCGCAATCAGGGTGGTGGATTCAAGAAACGCTATTAATATTCCATGAGTAGTTTTGAAGTAATAGGTGGCAAGCAGTTAAAAGGCAGCATTCTTCCGCAAGGCGCTAAAAACGAAGCATTGCAAATTCTATCTGCGGTTGTATTAACCAAAGAGACTGTAACTATTTCCAATATTCCCGATATACTCGATGTGAATTTACTCATTGAGTTATTGCAGGAAATGGGGGTTGTAGTTTCCCGTATCAATCAAGACACTTATCAGTTTCAAGCCAATGATATACAGGTAGACTACCTGGCATCAGAAGATTTCAGAAAAAAAAGTGGCAGACTCAGAGGGAGTGTAATGCTGGCGGGGCCCTTATTAGCCCGTTTTAAGAAAGCCTACCTGCCCAAACCCGGTGGAGATAAAATTGGAAGAAGAAGATTAGATACCCATATCATCGGTTTTCAAAAATTAGGCGCCCATTATGCGTATGACGAAAACATTGGTTGTTTCACTTTAAGCACAACTGCCCTAAAAGGTTGCTATATGTTATTGGACGAACCTTCTGTAACAGGAACCGCCAATATAGTGATGGCCGCTGTTTTAGCAGAAGGCAAAACCACTATTTACAACGCAGCCTGTGAACCCTACTTGCAACAGTTGTGCAGCATGCTCAACCGAATGGGTGCAAAAATCAGTGGTATCGGTAGTAATCTATTGGTTATTGAGGGAGTAGAAACGCTGGGTGGCACAGAACACCGATTACTTCCGGACATGATTGAAATAGGCAGTTTTATTGGATTAGCTGCCATGACCAAAAGTGAAATCACTATTAAGAATGCAGGAGTACAACACTTAGGCATTATTCCGGAAAAATTTCAGCAATTAGGTATTCAGTTTGATATACAAGGAGATGATATTTACATTCCTTCTCAGGAATCATACACCATCCAAACTTTTATGGATGGTGGGATTTTAACTATTTCCGATCATCCTTGGCCTGGTTTTACACCCGACTTATTAAGCATTGTACTGGTAGTAGCAACGCAAGCTATCGGATCGGTTTTAATCCACCAGAAAATGTTTGAGAGCCGTTTGTTCTTTACCGACAAACTGATTGATATGGGCGCACAGATTATTTTGTGTGATCCTCACAGAGCCACCGTAATTGGACTCGGCAGAAGAAATACCTTAAGAGGTATTACCATGAGCAGCCCCGATATAAGAGCCGGACAGGCACTCTTGATAGCAGCACTTAGCGCAGAAGGTAAAAGCACCATTCAGAATATTGAACAGATAGACCGCGGCTATCAGTTTATTGATCAACGCTTACAAAGTTTGGGGGCAGAGATAACACGTAAAACTTAAGACAGTAAGATTTCAAAATTTAAATACAAGCTTGCTGTATTATATAATTTAAAAAGGCCTCGAAAATTTCGAGGCCTTTTTTCTGTACAAGTTTTATATAAATAAAAATTACTAAACTAAGTAAACACAATTACTTACTTAATCGTCTTCATCAATTCTTTCACTGCTACTTCTAATTGCTGGTCTACTCCTTTCTTCACTACTTCATATTCATTGTAAACCAAGAAGTCTGGATCGGTGGCAGCATTTTCTAAATACTTACCTGCATTGGTTTTTACCCCCACAGTGGGTGCACCCCATCGGATACCTGAATCCATCAAGCTTTCCCAGGCTGCGAAAGAACAAGTACCTGGCACTTGTGTGCCCACTAACTTATTTACGTTTAATTCTTGCACCATGAATGCATAGCAATGTCCATCACTGTAGTTAGCTTCATTCGCCAATGAAATACTGGGCTTGGTCCAACGGAAATTGGGTTCATAGCCGTTGCTTCTTACATCATTGGTATAATTCATGAATTGCTTGCCGCTCAAGAAAACAGCTAAGTCGGCAACTAAGTCGCCACCACCATTATTACGGGTATCTACCACTACACCTTTCTTTAAGAAATGTTTACCCATGATGTCTTCATAAGTAGATCTAAAGGTACCATCACTCATGCCAGGAATATGCACATAACCCAAAGCACCTCCACTCAACCGCTCTACTTCATCTGCATTTCTTTTTACCCAACGCTTGTACAAGAGGCCATTCTCTTCTCCAGTGCTGATAGCTTTTACCGTGATTTCTCTTTTAACGCCATTTTCAATTAAAGAAAGTAATACGGTTTTACCGGATTTTCTATTCAGGTATTGCGCCAGATCTTTATCAGCTGTCACCATTTCTCCATCAATCATTTCAATGATGGCGCCCGCTTTCACATTCAATCCCGCTCTATCCAATGGACCTCCTACAATCACTTCTTCAATTTTAACGCCATTACCAGTGTACGATGCATCATAAAACGCACCCAAAGAAGCGGTTGCATCGCCGTTAGAATTAAAGTTGCTAAATGAAGCTCCACTATGGCTCACATTCAATTCACCCAACAATTCACTTAGCATTTCACTGAATTCATAGTTATTGCCAATGAAAGGAAGGTATTTTTCATAATCGGCTTTATAACTATCCCAGTTAATGCCATGGAAGGTTTTGTTATAAAAAGTTTTCTTGGTTCTGCGCCACACATGTTCAAACATAGCTTCACGTTCTTCGCGCATATTCACCAGCATCTCACCGTTAATGCCTACTCTGTCTTGTTTGCTACTAGCCACATCTAACTTGGTTATACTTCCATCGCTGCTAATGAAAATATTCTTCTGATCTTTATCCCATACCATACTCGCTCCATTGGCATTCAAGGGCACCAACATTTTGGTTTCTTTGGTTCTTAAGTTGGTGGTCCACAAATTCATGCCTCTTTCAAAACGAGCTAGATAATACAATGTTTCACCGTCCTTGCTTACTAAGGCATCACCCATTCCTGAAGAATGAATAGTGGCCCTAACCCTGCGCTGTGTTAATCCCTCCCACTCTATTTCAACGGCTTCTACTGCAGCTGTTTTTTTCTTACTGGTATCTGCTTTGGCTTTTTGCTCTTCCATTTCTTTTACCAGCGTTAATTCTTCTTTGGTCAATTTAAATCGATCCATGGCAGCCTGTGTAAAGAACATCAAATAGGCATCGCTTTGTGCGCCTCCACTCATAGCGGCACCCCTTAATCCATCTCGATTACTTTGCCATAACATGGCTTTACCACCCATTACCCATTTTGGACGATAGTCATTGAATCCACTCTCTGTAATATTCATGATTTTCTTGCCGTCTACACTGGCTAAACCCACTTCACTCACTGCACTTCCTACCACTGCATAGTCAAACAACAACCACTTACTGTCTGGACTCCATTGAAAGTATTGGTCGTTTTCTGTCCAGGCAAAAATTTGATCAGAGCCCAACACCGTTCTGCTTTGTTTAGTAGCAATATTGTAAATGCGCACATTGTTTCTATTTTCTACAAATGCAATTTCCTTGCCGTCAGGAGAATACAAGGGCTGTGTATTATCGTTGGCATTGTCCAATACAGGCGTTTCTTTAATTAAAGTGGCTGCATAAAAATAAGGCTCATCTGCTCTTACCTTACTGCTTTCAAAAATGCTCCATTTACCATTGCGTTCGGCTGTATAAATAATAGATTTCCCATCCGGTGAAAACCCAATTCCTAATTCCTGCGTAGGCGTTGCGGTGATTCTCTTGGTTACACCTCCTTCCACACTA is a genomic window of Sediminibacterium sp. TEGAF015 containing:
- a CDS encoding S41 family peptidase produces the protein MKKILSMFTLAAIMAGQVQAQSNPKWLRYSSISPDGKTVVFTYKGDLYTVPVTGGNATALTLHEAHDYMPVWSKDGKTIAFASDRYGNFDIFTIPVSGGEAKRITFHSAAEYPYDFSSDNQRIIFGSARMDLASNRQFPTGSMPELYSVSVNGGRPVQLLTTPAEDVKFSKDGSKMIYHDKKGGENAWRKHHTSSITRDIWIYDAKAEKHTKLTSFNGEDRNPVFANGEKELIYLSEESGSFNVHKMPVAGGKSEKLTSFKKHPVRYLSSANDGTLCFSYDGELYTLKAGANPQKISINILADARKNDEQVMRVTSGSNIVVSPNGKEVAFLYRGDVFVTSVEGGVTKRITATPTQELGIGFSPDGKSIIYTAERNGKWSIFESSKVRADEPYFYAATLIKETPVLDNANDNTQPLYSPDGKEIAFVENRNNVRIYNIATKQSRTVLGSDQIFAWTENDQYFQWSPDSKWLLFDYAVVGSAVSEVGLASVDGKKIMNITESGFNDYRPKWVMGGKAMLWQSNRDGLRGAAMSGGAQSDAYLMFFTQAAMDRFKLTKEELTLVKEMEEQKAKADTSKKKTAAVEAVEIEWEGLTQRRVRATIHSSGMGDALVSKDGETLYYLARFERGMNLWTTNLRTKETKMLVPLNANGASMVWDKDQKNIFISSDGSITKLDVASSKQDRVGINGEMLVNMREEREAMFEHVWRRTKKTFYNKTFHGINWDSYKADYEKYLPFIGNNYEFSEMLSELLGELNVSHSGASFSNFNSNGDATASLGAFYDASYTGNGVKIEEVIVGGPLDRAGLNVKAGAIIEMIDGEMVTADKDLAQYLNRKSGKTVLLSLIENGVKREITVKAISTGEENGLLYKRWVKRNADEVERLSGGALGYVHIPGMSDGTFRSTYEDIMGKHFLKKGVVVDTRNNGGGDLVADLAVFLSGKQFMNYTNDVRSNGYEPNFRWTKPSISLANEANYSDGHCYAFMVQELNVNKLVGTQVPGTCSFAAWESLMDSGIRWGAPTVGVKTNAGKYLENAATDPDFLVYNEYEVVKKGVDQQLEVAVKELMKTIK
- a CDS encoding acyl-CoA desaturase, whose amino-acid sequence is MLAILVFFFAHWFGSLFFHSFFLHRFASHKMYELSKNWERFFYLSTWFVQGSSFLVPRAYGVMHRMHHAYSDTEEDPHSPHFFKDVYQMMRSTILIFRSFLTGKRLPDPQFTKDYLPVWDRLDKFGHHPLTRLVFMAAYTSFYIAFAPNAWWFLLLPIHFLMGPIQGALVNWCGHKYGYSNFDNGDHSKNSSPWGILLMGELFQNNHHYAKDDANFAKKWFEFDLTFLIMRGFHAVGIIQLNPIHLPPVKDSITASEPGLTTTH
- a CDS encoding DUF4290 domain-containing protein; its protein translation is MEYNTSRKLLGMKEYGRHVQKMVDYLLTIEDREKRQKQTQAVIELMGFLNPHLKNVEDFRHKLWDHLFFISNFTLDVDSPYPIPQKETYKLKPDPLPYPKRNPRYAHLGKNLEVVIDKALKEEDPEKKAGFANAIAYYMKLSYSNWHKELVHDDAIRSELDQITGGQLEFSNTPYIKHRNQPFERDDYPARSGGRWKQNFGGRNRNQGGGGQRNDSRNQGGSGNRNQGGGQRNDSRNQGGGNRNQGGGFKKRY
- the pheS gene encoding phenylalanine--tRNA ligase subunit alpha translates to MESLLQQIKEYKAAIAAFAANNADDVEQFRIKWLGTKGLVKAIMGEMRNVPNEQKKEFGQILNEFKVFTEARFQELQDQFAGAVTASVSNSQDFSLPGDPVTVGSRHPLTLVRNEMVSIFKRLGFSVAEGPEIEDDWHNFGAMNLPEDHPARDMQDTFYIKKPEDGNGPTWLLRTHTSSVQARVMENQKPPIRVICPGRVYRNETVSARAHCFFHQVEGLYIDENVSFADLKQTLYFFVQEMFGKDVKVRFRPSYFPFTEPSAEMDISCLICEGKGCNICKHTGWVEILGSGMVHPKVLENFGIDANKYTGFAFGMGVERITQLKYQVNDLRLYSQNDIRFLKQFTGVV
- the murA gene encoding UDP-N-acetylglucosamine 1-carboxyvinyltransferase, with product MSSFEVIGGKQLKGSILPQGAKNEALQILSAVVLTKETVTISNIPDILDVNLLIELLQEMGVVVSRINQDTYQFQANDIQVDYLASEDFRKKSGRLRGSVMLAGPLLARFKKAYLPKPGGDKIGRRRLDTHIIGFQKLGAHYAYDENIGCFTLSTTALKGCYMLLDEPSVTGTANIVMAAVLAEGKTTIYNAACEPYLQQLCSMLNRMGAKISGIGSNLLVIEGVETLGGTEHRLLPDMIEIGSFIGLAAMTKSEITIKNAGVQHLGIIPEKFQQLGIQFDIQGDDIYIPSQESYTIQTFMDGGILTISDHPWPGFTPDLLSIVLVVATQAIGSVLIHQKMFESRLFFTDKLIDMGAQIILCDPHRATVIGLGRRNTLRGITMSSPDIRAGQALLIAALSAEGKSTIQNIEQIDRGYQFIDQRLQSLGAEITRKT